The Tumebacillus amylolyticus genome window below encodes:
- a CDS encoding winged helix-turn-helix transcriptional regulator, with protein MEHDHTLCPKFETAFTLLGKRWNGLIIRVLMDGPSRFKEISELIPGMSDRMLAERFKELEAAGILIRRVYPETPVRIEYELTDKGRALEPLMNEVQHWADKWVDEL; from the coding sequence GGAACACGATCACACGCTGTGCCCGAAGTTTGAGACGGCGTTCACCCTGCTCGGGAAGCGTTGGAACGGCTTGATCATCCGGGTGCTGATGGACGGACCGTCTCGGTTCAAGGAGATCTCCGAACTCATTCCCGGCATGAGCGACCGCATGCTCGCCGAACGTTTCAAGGAACTGGAGGCTGCGGGCATTCTGATTCGACGTGTCTACCCGGAGACCCCGGTCCGCATCGAATACGAACTCACCGACAAAGGCCGCGCCCTCGAACCGCTGATGAACGAAGTCCAGCACTGGGC